One stretch of Miscanthus floridulus cultivar M001 chromosome 18, ASM1932011v1, whole genome shotgun sequence DNA includes these proteins:
- the LOC136524290 gene encoding uncharacterized protein codes for MDAGSDINILYKDAYERLNIDMSKLCPSNSAFHGIILGHQVHYHKETLSFEVINFEGPYHAIFRRPSYAKFVAVHSYTYINLKMPGLRGVITITSSFRDIYECEREGIEQANHALSPKARLDIEIRRRMSPGTTR; via the exons ATGGATGCAGGCAGCGACATAAACATCCTTTACAAGGATGCTTACGAGAGGCTCAACATCGACATGAGTAAACTATGCCCCTCGAACTCTGCattccacgggatcatcctggGACACCAG GTGCACTACCACAAGGAGACACTCTCCTTTGAAGTCATTAACTTCGAGGGTCCCTACCACGCCATCTTCAGGAGGCCGTCCTACGCCAAGTTCGTGGCAGTCCATAGCTACACCTACATCAACCTCAAGATGCCAGGTCTGCGTGGTGTCATCACCATAACCAGTAGCTTTCGGGACATCTACGAGTGTGAGAGGGAGGGTATCGAGCAAGCCAACCATGCTCTTAGTCCCAAGGCAAGGCTCGACATCGAGATAAGGCGCAGAATGAGCCCGGGGACCACCCGATGA